In one window of Gemmatimonadales bacterium DNA:
- a CDS encoding protein kinase — MTDVLPRLTEALSDRYRIERELGQGGMATVYLAQDIRHNRRVAVKVLRPELAAVIGAERFLSEITTTANLQHPHILPLFDSGEADGFLFYVMPYVEGETVRDRISREKQLPVADAVRITIEVASALDYAHRQGVIHRDIKPENILLHDGSALVADFGIALAVSTAGTRMTETGMSLGTPHYMSPEQAMGEREITATSDVYALGCVLYEMLVGEPPFTGPTAQAIIARVVTEEPRSLTIQRKTIPENIEAAVEQALQKLPADRFTSAAEFASALQGQSTVSMTRTRPRGSAAPDARHSIPVPLMAASGLLLAALGLAGGWVLWHRTAPVFPPVVSRYAVPLPDSIAYDGLNGEQVVYAPDGSAFAFTSRSGLMLRYADREELVAVPGGRRGSTPFFSPDSRWIGFKDGPRLMKLPLAGGAPVVICDSCPGYAFTWGSDDSVRFYAAPPNDTQGRALLVLSSRGGAPRIFAKPDSSSGERFRSPILLPGRRTVLFALFKGKTSRLAALNLETGVITRFDQVGFSPQWVDRGFVVLSNEDGTLVALPFDAARVRPTGPPVTIVRDISQQDAFVSSAGVSASGSIIYPLAGASALRRLMLVSRTGQAAPLASEPRQFDNPRFSPDGRRIAVTARESDGAGRDIWVFDVAQLSWSRLTTDGLSDGPIWTPDGRRLVYSSNLDLWWIAADGSERPESLYVANGGRIAGSVTPDGRSLVYQEYDSGNDGIRSMAFDSAPASRLLLPAAFNESEVTLSPDGRWMAYQSDEADRMEVYVRPYPGPGGRVSVSLLGGTEPAWSRDGRELFYRAGDSLMAATVTLAPGFAVTGRRVLFTGTFLSSARSREYDPAPDGQHFVMVQGGDAQSKLIALNNVFDRLVYEREQKK; from the coding sequence TTGACCGACGTTCTCCCCCGCCTGACCGAAGCCCTCTCCGATCGCTACCGCATCGAGCGCGAGCTCGGTCAGGGCGGCATGGCCACCGTGTACCTCGCGCAGGACATCCGGCACAACCGGAGGGTGGCGGTCAAGGTGCTGCGGCCCGAGCTCGCGGCCGTCATCGGCGCCGAACGATTCCTCTCGGAAATCACCACCACCGCCAACCTCCAGCATCCGCATATACTGCCGCTCTTCGACAGCGGCGAGGCCGACGGCTTCCTCTTCTACGTGATGCCGTACGTGGAAGGGGAGACGGTCCGTGACCGGATCAGCCGGGAAAAGCAGCTCCCGGTGGCCGACGCGGTGCGGATCACGATTGAAGTGGCAAGCGCGCTCGACTACGCCCACCGCCAGGGCGTCATCCACCGCGACATCAAGCCCGAAAACATCCTGCTCCATGATGGCAGCGCCCTCGTGGCCGACTTCGGCATCGCGCTGGCCGTCAGTACTGCCGGCACCCGGATGACTGAGACCGGCATGAGTCTCGGCACGCCGCACTACATGAGCCCCGAGCAGGCGATGGGGGAGCGGGAGATCACCGCCACCTCCGATGTCTATGCCCTGGGCTGCGTCCTGTACGAAATGCTGGTCGGCGAGCCACCCTTCACCGGCCCCACCGCCCAGGCCATCATCGCCCGCGTGGTGACGGAGGAGCCGCGCTCCCTCACCATCCAGCGGAAGACGATTCCCGAAAATATCGAAGCGGCAGTGGAGCAGGCGCTCCAGAAGCTGCCGGCCGATCGCTTCACCTCGGCCGCCGAGTTCGCCTCGGCACTCCAGGGCCAGAGCACCGTTTCCATGACACGGACACGGCCCCGTGGATCTGCGGCCCCGGATGCCCGACACTCCATCCCGGTCCCCCTGATGGCCGCATCGGGGCTGCTGCTCGCGGCCCTGGGGCTCGCCGGGGGATGGGTGCTCTGGCACCGGACCGCCCCGGTATTTCCCCCGGTCGTGTCGCGGTACGCGGTGCCACTTCCCGATAGCATCGCCTACGACGGGCTGAATGGAGAGCAGGTCGTCTACGCCCCAGACGGCTCGGCGTTCGCATTCACCTCGCGCTCCGGGCTCATGTTGCGCTACGCGGATCGAGAGGAGCTCGTCGCGGTCCCCGGTGGGCGGCGGGGAAGCACTCCCTTCTTCTCGCCAGACAGCCGCTGGATCGGTTTCAAGGATGGCCCCCGGCTCATGAAGCTGCCCCTGGCCGGCGGGGCGCCGGTCGTCATCTGTGACTCCTGCCCGGGGTACGCATTCACCTGGGGCAGCGATGATTCCGTCCGCTTCTATGCCGCCCCTCCCAACGACACGCAGGGGCGTGCACTGCTGGTCTTGTCGTCCCGTGGGGGAGCGCCTCGCATCTTCGCCAAACCGGACAGCAGCTCGGGGGAGAGGTTCCGATCACCCATCCTGCTGCCGGGCCGCCGGACGGTCCTGTTCGCGCTGTTCAAGGGCAAGACGAGCCGTCTCGCGGCGCTGAACCTCGAGACCGGCGTGATTACGCGTTTCGACCAGGTCGGCTTCTCTCCCCAGTGGGTCGATCGCGGCTTCGTGGTGCTGAGCAACGAGGACGGCACGCTGGTCGCGCTTCCCTTTGACGCCGCGCGGGTCCGCCCGACGGGCCCGCCGGTGACGATCGTCCGCGACATCAGTCAGCAGGATGCCTTCGTCTCGTCGGCCGGCGTCTCGGCGTCGGGCTCGATCATCTATCCGCTTGCGGGAGCCAGCGCCCTTAGGCGGCTGATGCTCGTCTCGCGCACAGGACAGGCTGCTCCCCTGGCGAGCGAACCTCGGCAGTTTGACAATCCGCGATTCTCGCCCGATGGCCGCCGCATCGCGGTGACCGCCAGGGAATCCGACGGCGCCGGACGCGACATCTGGGTCTTCGACGTCGCCCAGCTGTCGTGGTCCCGCCTGACCACCGATGGCCTCAGTGATGGACCGATCTGGACGCCGGACGGCCGACGCCTCGTGTATTCAAGCAACCTTGACTTGTGGTGGATTGCGGCCGACGGCAGTGAGCGCCCGGAGAGCCTCTACGTGGCCAATGGAGGCCGGATCGCCGGGAGCGTCACGCCGGATGGTCGCAGCCTGGTCTACCAGGAGTATGACAGCGGCAATGACGGCATCCGGTCCATGGCATTCGATTCGGCGCCGGCATCGCGCCTGCTCCTGCCCGCCGCCTTCAATGAGTCCGAAGTGACCCTGTCGCCGGACGGACGCTGGATGGCCTATCAGTCCGACGAGGCCGACCGGATGGAGGTGTACGTCCGGCCCTATCCGGGGCCAGGGGGTCGCGTGTCGGTCTCGTTGCTGGGCGGAACCGAACCAGCGTGGTCACGGGACGGCCGCGAGCTCTTCTATCGCGCGGGGGACAGCCTGATGGCGGCCACCGTCACCCTCGCTCCCGGCTTCGCGGTCACCGGACGGCGGGTCCTGTTTACTGGCACATTCCTGTCCAGCGCCAGGTCGCGCGAGTACGATCCGGCGCCAGATGGCCAGCACTTCGTCATGGTCCAGGGCGGCGACGCCCAATCCAAGCTGATCGCCCTCAACAACGTGTTCGACCGGCTGGTGTATGAGCGGGAGCAGAAGAAGTGA
- a CDS encoding protein kinase produces MTDSTLSHNPMTLAGTTLGRYRLLDRLGAGGMGEVWRAHDANLDREVAIKLLVPGALADADTQARFRREALALSRLSHSGIATVFDFDAHEGTSFLVMELVAGGTLEARVASGPMPLDEVRRIGAAVADALQNAHQNDIVHRDLKPGNVMLTSAGQPKILDFGIAMLLGDAGSKLTRPGMILGSLPYMAPEQLTGDADSPGSDIYALGVLLFEMLTGRRPFVKERAEALMFEIFGNAPPTVRSLRADVPDDLERLVMACLSKDPTARPASAAVVSAALQGHTAAATGPVTAAVEVIRSIVVLPLRNTSGDPTQEYFVDGMTEAIISDLAHIKALRVISRTSAMQYKGSTKTLPEIARELNVDAVLEGSAHLVGARVRVSVQLIAARSDQTLWADRYDRDLVDVLALQSDVAAMVAREIAVQLTPAEAGHLARRQVVNPEAHLEVLKSRHSMFAATKDALEVALRHVRRALEIAPDYAVAWSALADCQIIRVVRGMASPAEAGAEAHAAASRARELDPELADAWASLGFIASATGDVRGGLRLLQQAVELNPGRAFTHEMLSRGLCAFDRIDEGIAAAMQAVELDPLSSIIRTGVGDALYYGRQYQKSVFHYRMAIELDPRFDGAHTDLARALEALGHFEEARAAYEEGRRLAGGIAGPSFGLAHLAAAAGDEAGARRILAELTAARGSRVVSAWGIGALHASLGDIEDAFTWLETAIKEKASGLMWLRVHPRLDPIRQDPRYWPMVERVGLAGMPEDA; encoded by the coding sequence TTGACCGATTCCACCCTCAGCCACAATCCCATGACCCTCGCCGGCACCACCCTTGGCCGTTACCGCCTCCTCGACCGTCTCGGTGCCGGCGGCATGGGCGAGGTCTGGCGCGCCCACGACGCCAACCTCGATCGCGAGGTGGCCATCAAGCTGCTTGTGCCGGGCGCCCTCGCCGACGCCGACACCCAGGCGCGCTTCCGGCGCGAGGCGCTGGCCCTCTCCCGACTCTCGCACAGCGGCATCGCCACCGTCTTCGACTTCGACGCCCACGAGGGCACCTCCTTCCTGGTGATGGAACTTGTTGCCGGTGGGACCCTCGAGGCGCGCGTCGCCAGCGGCCCGATGCCCCTCGACGAGGTGCGGCGCATCGGGGCCGCGGTCGCCGACGCACTGCAGAACGCGCATCAGAACGACATCGTGCACCGCGACCTGAAGCCCGGCAACGTGATGCTGACCTCGGCCGGCCAACCGAAGATCCTTGATTTCGGCATCGCGATGCTGCTTGGTGACGCCGGATCAAAGCTCACCCGCCCCGGGATGATCCTGGGGTCCCTGCCGTACATGGCCCCCGAACAGCTGACCGGCGACGCCGATTCTCCGGGCAGCGACATCTACGCGCTCGGCGTGCTGCTCTTCGAGATGCTCACCGGCCGCCGGCCCTTCGTGAAGGAGCGCGCCGAGGCACTGATGTTCGAGATTTTCGGCAACGCGCCGCCGACGGTACGTTCGCTCCGCGCCGATGTGCCGGACGATCTCGAGCGGCTGGTGATGGCCTGCCTCAGCAAGGACCCCACGGCGCGTCCAGCGAGCGCCGCCGTGGTCAGCGCAGCGCTGCAGGGGCACACCGCGGCAGCGACTGGCCCCGTAACGGCTGCAGTGGAGGTGATCCGCTCGATCGTGGTGCTCCCGCTCCGCAACACCTCCGGCGATCCGACCCAGGAATATTTTGTCGACGGGATGACCGAAGCGATCATCTCCGACCTGGCCCACATCAAGGCGCTGCGCGTCATCTCGCGAACTTCCGCGATGCAGTACAAGGGGAGCACCAAGACGTTGCCTGAGATTGCGCGCGAGCTGAATGTCGATGCCGTGCTGGAAGGTTCTGCGCACCTCGTTGGCGCACGGGTGCGCGTCAGCGTCCAGCTCATCGCGGCGCGCAGCGACCAGACCCTCTGGGCCGATCGCTATGATCGCGACCTCGTCGATGTCCTGGCGCTGCAGAGTGACGTGGCGGCGATGGTGGCGCGGGAGATTGCCGTGCAGCTCACACCGGCGGAGGCAGGCCATCTGGCACGGCGACAGGTCGTCAACCCCGAGGCCCACCTCGAAGTGCTGAAGAGCCGGCACTCGATGTTTGCCGCCACAAAGGATGCGCTCGAGGTCGCCCTTCGCCATGTCAGGCGGGCGCTTGAGATCGCCCCCGACTATGCCGTGGCGTGGTCGGCCCTGGCTGACTGCCAGATCATCCGCGTGGTGCGCGGCATGGCATCGCCGGCGGAAGCCGGCGCGGAAGCCCATGCCGCAGCGTCCCGGGCTCGGGAACTCGATCCCGAGCTGGCCGATGCCTGGGCGTCCCTTGGCTTCATCGCCTCCGCCACCGGCGATGTCCGCGGCGGACTGCGCCTGCTGCAGCAGGCGGTCGAGCTCAACCCGGGCCGCGCATTTACACATGAGATGCTCTCACGCGGCCTGTGTGCCTTTGATCGCATTGATGAGGGGATCGCCGCGGCCATGCAGGCGGTCGAGCTTGACCCGCTGTCGTCCATCATCCGGACGGGGGTGGGCGATGCGCTGTACTACGGTCGGCAGTACCAGAAATCGGTGTTCCACTACCGGATGGCGATCGAGCTCGACCCACGCTTCGACGGCGCGCACACCGACCTGGCCCGCGCGCTCGAAGCGCTCGGTCACTTCGAGGAAGCGCGCGCGGCGTACGAGGAGGGCCGGCGCCTGGCGGGTGGCATCGCTGGGCCGTCGTTCGGACTGGCCCACCTCGCCGCCGCCGCGGGCGACGAGGCCGGGGCCCGCCGCATCCTGGCGGAACTCACGGCGGCGCGGGGCAGTCGTGTCGTCTCGGCGTGGGGCATCGGTGCCCTGCATGCCTCACTGGGCGACATCGAGGACGCCTTCACCTGGCTGGAGACCGCCATCAAGGAGAAAGCGTCGGGTCTCATGTGGCTCCGGGTGCACCCCCGCCTCGATCCGATCCGGCAGGATCCGCGCTACTGGCCAATGGTGGAGCGAGTGGGGCTCGCCGGTATGCCGGAGGACGCTTGA
- a CDS encoding YiiX/YebB-like N1pC/P60 family cysteine hydrolase, producing MNFAKPVAAILALGVILLALPARKPPVPPAPPGAAPFEWNQDSLWRALEARFVAVRTSGCVDAPAEMALGFNAVGSLLDTLAVNDVAPSDPRLDTLEGAFFALGPVMAACPSGLRAYVDLSGRLREVIKDQSQHWDASDLPSRQRLYRLLYGTRAAVEEAMLQHPDSSLPFLMGRDEPSATPAAEVLGVRVHSGDMLVSRGGYPTSALIARGNDYPGNFSHVGLVYVDSATSEISVIEAHIEVGVAVTTAEGYLADKKLRLMVLRPRADLPALVADPMLPHRAAGKILARARAEHIPYDFAMDYGDPSGLFCSEVASTVYKDEGVTLWMGLSTISRLGIRTWLSELGVKHFETQEPSDLEYDPQLVVVAEWRDPGALRQDHLDNAVLDAMLEGADQGVELTYPWYKLPMVRLAKGYSAVRVLLGGHGPIPEGMSSSSALRHDTFMTRQQTLAAAVQGAADSTAAAQGYPPFYWTLVDLATRATQADSL from the coding sequence TTGAACTTCGCCAAGCCGGTCGCAGCCATCCTCGCCCTGGGCGTCATCCTCCTCGCACTTCCCGCCCGAAAGCCCCCGGTGCCCCCAGCGCCACCCGGCGCTGCGCCGTTTGAATGGAATCAGGACTCGCTCTGGCGCGCGCTCGAGGCACGGTTTGTTGCAGTGCGGACATCGGGGTGTGTCGATGCGCCCGCGGAGATGGCACTCGGCTTCAACGCCGTCGGCAGTCTGCTCGACACCCTCGCCGTCAACGACGTCGCGCCATCCGACCCGCGACTCGACACGCTCGAGGGCGCCTTCTTCGCCCTCGGCCCCGTCATGGCCGCCTGCCCGAGCGGGCTGCGCGCGTACGTCGATCTCTCGGGCCGGCTCCGCGAGGTCATCAAGGACCAGTCGCAGCACTGGGACGCCAGCGACCTCCCGAGCCGTCAGCGTCTCTATCGACTCCTCTACGGCACCCGTGCCGCCGTGGAGGAGGCGATGCTGCAACATCCCGACAGCTCGCTCCCGTTCCTCATGGGCCGCGACGAACCGTCGGCCACACCCGCCGCCGAGGTGCTCGGCGTCCGCGTTCATTCGGGGGACATGCTGGTCTCCCGCGGCGGCTACCCCACCTCGGCGCTCATCGCCCGCGGCAACGACTACCCTGGAAACTTCTCGCATGTCGGGCTGGTGTACGTCGACTCGGCCACAAGTGAGATCTCCGTCATCGAGGCGCACATCGAGGTCGGTGTCGCGGTCACCACCGCCGAGGGGTACCTGGCGGACAAGAAGCTCCGGCTGATGGTGTTGCGGCCGCGCGCCGACCTCCCCGCCCTCGTGGCCGACCCGATGCTGCCGCACCGCGCGGCGGGCAAGATCCTGGCACGGGCCCGCGCGGAGCACATCCCCTACGATTTCGCGATGGACTACGGCGACCCGTCGGGACTCTTCTGCTCGGAGGTGGCGTCCACCGTTTACAAGGACGAAGGCGTCACCCTCTGGATGGGGCTCTCCACCATTTCGCGGCTGGGCATCCGCACCTGGCTCTCGGAGCTTGGGGTGAAGCACTTCGAGACCCAGGAGCCCTCCGACCTCGAGTACGACCCGCAGCTGGTGGTGGTGGCCGAGTGGCGCGACCCCGGCGCGCTCCGGCAGGACCACCTCGACAACGCGGTGCTCGACGCGATGCTGGAGGGCGCGGACCAGGGGGTGGAACTCACCTACCCCTGGTACAAGCTCCCGATGGTGCGGCTGGCCAAGGGGTACAGCGCGGTACGGGTGCTCCTGGGCGGGCATGGGCCGATTCCCGAGGGGATGTCCTCCTCGTCGGCGCTACGGCACGACACCTTCATGACCCGGCAGCAGACGCTGGCCGCGGCGGTGCAGGGCGCGGCGGACTCGACCGCCGCGGCCCAGGGCTATCCACCGTTCTACTGGACGCTGGTCGATCTGGCCACCCGCGCCACGCAGGCAGATTCCCTCTAG
- a CDS encoding glutamate-cysteine ligase family protein produces the protein MGQHDITTPAGDEQLRRISRALLDDVEALDRMCASGAIEPGLCRIGAEQEMFLVHPDGRPALLAQEVLRDLGEGFTTELALFNIEYNLQPLTFENRCLSEMERRLNAALERARGAARALGGDILLAGTLPSLEKQDLDLASMTPLPRYQELNRVMSELSGGKFRTQIKGIEELALTHDNVLLEACNTSFQIHLQIGADHFARAYNLAQVVTAPVLAAAANSPLLLQHKLWRETRVAMFEQSLDVRSDQHKARGAPQRVSFGDNWVDHSVTELFKEDIARFRLLLRAETGESSLAQLERGEVPKLRALALHNGTIYRWNRACYGVLDGKPNLRIENRVLPSGPTVLDEVANAAFFFGLMVELGHEYGDVRTSFTFPHVKANFQAAARYGLHANFRWADGETYAARPLLREVLLPYARAGLARRGIPADEIDRYLGVIEGRVATGQTGAQWTLDAADRLSGMRPATARYLTLTRIMLERQRSGEPVHTWAPPQELSIDEWRDSHRVVGQVMTTDLFTVHPEDLVDVAASVMRWRHLRHVPVEDEQGHLVGMLSHRTLLGLVAAGRASAAAPVPVREVMKANPITATPDMPCLDALALMREHKVGCLPVVKDGMLVGVVSERDFLDIAFQLFERYLKGASAT, from the coding sequence ATGGGCCAGCACGACATCACCACCCCGGCCGGGGACGAGCAGCTCCGGCGCATCTCCCGCGCCCTCCTCGACGACGTGGAGGCGCTCGACCGGATGTGCGCTAGCGGCGCCATCGAGCCGGGGCTCTGCCGCATCGGCGCCGAGCAGGAGATGTTCCTCGTCCATCCCGACGGGCGCCCCGCGCTCCTCGCCCAGGAAGTCCTGCGCGATCTTGGCGAGGGATTCACGACCGAGCTCGCCCTCTTCAACATCGAGTACAACCTCCAGCCGCTCACCTTCGAGAACCGCTGCCTCTCCGAGATGGAGCGACGGCTGAACGCAGCCCTCGAGCGGGCCAGGGGGGCCGCGCGCGCGCTCGGCGGCGACATCCTCCTCGCCGGCACGCTGCCCAGCCTGGAGAAGCAGGATCTCGACCTCGCCAGCATGACGCCCCTGCCGCGCTACCAGGAACTGAATCGCGTCATGAGCGAGCTCTCGGGCGGCAAGTTCCGGACGCAGATCAAGGGGATCGAGGAGCTCGCCCTCACCCATGACAACGTGCTGCTCGAGGCGTGCAACACCAGCTTCCAGATCCACCTGCAGATCGGCGCCGACCACTTCGCCCGTGCCTACAACCTGGCCCAGGTGGTCACCGCCCCCGTGCTCGCCGCCGCCGCCAATTCCCCGCTCCTGCTGCAGCACAAGCTCTGGCGGGAGACCCGGGTGGCCATGTTCGAGCAATCGCTCGACGTGCGCTCGGACCAGCACAAGGCGCGGGGGGCGCCGCAGCGCGTGTCCTTCGGCGACAACTGGGTCGATCACTCGGTGACCGAGCTCTTCAAGGAGGACATTGCGCGCTTCCGCCTGCTGCTGCGGGCGGAGACCGGGGAGTCGTCGCTGGCGCAGCTGGAGCGGGGCGAGGTGCCGAAGCTCCGCGCGCTCGCGCTCCACAACGGCACGATCTACCGCTGGAACCGCGCCTGCTACGGCGTGCTGGACGGCAAGCCGAACCTGCGCATCGAGAACCGGGTGCTGCCCTCGGGCCCCACCGTGCTCGACGAGGTGGCCAACGCCGCCTTCTTCTTCGGGCTGATGGTGGAGCTCGGACACGAGTACGGCGACGTCCGGACGTCGTTCACCTTCCCGCACGTGAAGGCCAATTTCCAGGCGGCGGCCCGCTACGGCCTCCATGCCAACTTCCGCTGGGCCGACGGCGAGACCTACGCCGCCCGTCCCCTGTTGCGGGAGGTGCTGCTGCCGTACGCCCGCGCCGGCCTGGCCCGGCGGGGGATCCCGGCGGACGAGATCGATCGCTACCTCGGCGTCATCGAGGGACGGGTGGCCACGGGCCAGACCGGCGCGCAATGGACCCTGGACGCCGCGGACCGGCTGAGTGGAATGCGCCCGGCGACGGCGCGTTACCTCACCCTCACGCGCATCATGCTCGAGCGCCAGCGCTCCGGGGAACCGGTGCACACCTGGGCCCCCCCGCAGGAACTCAGTATCGACGAGTGGCGGGACAGCCACCGGGTCGTGGGGCAAGTCATGACCACCGATCTCTTCACGGTGCACCCCGAGGACCTGGTGGACGTGGCGGCGAGCGTGATGCGGTGGCGGCACCTGCGTCACGTCCCCGTGGAGGATGAACAGGGGCATCTGGTCGGCATGCTTTCGCACCGCACCCTGCTCGGCCTGGTGGCCGCCGGCCGGGCCAGCGCGGCGGCGCCGGTGCCGGTGCGGGAGGTAATGAAGGCCAACCCGATCACCGCGACCCCGGATATGCCCTGCCTCGACGCCCTCGCGCTGATGCGCGAGCACAAGGTGGGGTGCCTGCCGGTGGTCAAGGACGGGATGCTGGTGGGCGTGGTGAGCGAGCGGGACTTCCTCGACATCGCCTTCCAGCTCTTCGAGCGCTACCTGAAAGGGGCCTCCGCGACGTGA